One part of the Fusobacterium pseudoperiodonticum genome encodes these proteins:
- a CDS encoding toxin-antitoxin system YwqK family antitoxin gives MKKLLASLFVLLSVVVFSAEKIAIERVEVKEEKVYLKGQQTPFTGVVEKKYPNGRVEATLEVKDGKLNGKTFVYSEDGKVKKEENYINGLMEGVERAYYPSGKLEFEVTNKNDLRNGIERHYSKEGKLIIEVPYQNDVVTGLVKQYTKDGKLEYETNYVNDKREGLSKKYYPSGKLLSQVTFKNDKEEGLMKGYSEDGKLEMEIPYLHGSVEGLVKRYDENGKVVEQAMYKNNQEVKTK, from the coding sequence ATGAAAAAACTATTAGCAAGCTTATTTGTATTACTTTCAGTTGTAGTATTTTCAGCAGAAAAAATTGCAATAGAAAGAGTTGAAGTAAAAGAAGAAAAAGTATATCTTAAAGGGCAACAAACACCATTTACAGGTGTAGTTGAGAAGAAATATCCAAATGGAAGAGTAGAAGCTACTTTGGAAGTTAAAGATGGAAAATTAAATGGTAAGACATTTGTATATAGTGAAGATGGAAAAGTGAAAAAAGAAGAAAACTATATAAATGGTCTTATGGAAGGTGTAGAAAGAGCATATTATCCAAGTGGAAAATTAGAGTTTGAAGTAACTAATAAAAATGATTTAAGAAATGGTATTGAAAGACATTATTCAAAAGAAGGAAAACTAATTATAGAAGTACCATATCAGAATGATGTTGTTACTGGTTTAGTAAAACAATATACTAAAGATGGAAAGTTAGAGTATGAAACAAATTATGTTAATGATAAAAGAGAAGGACTTTCTAAAAAATATTATCCAAGTGGAAAACTATTAAGCCAAGTAACTTTCAAAAATGATAAGGAAGAAGGATTAATGAAAGGTTACTCAGAAGATGGAAAATTAGAAATGGAAATACCATATCTACATGGTTCAGTAGAAGGACTTGTTAAAAGATATGATGAAAATGGAAAAGTTGTAGAACAAGCAATGTATAAAAATAATCAAGAAGTAAAAACTAAATAA